A region of the Methylomagnum ishizawai genome:
TTCGGCACGGAAATCGTCCGCGACGGGCAACTCGCCGAAATCTATATCGATGTGGGCGGGTCGCTCCCGCCCGCCCGCACCCGGCTCCCGAACGGTTTCGAGGTCAGCGAACCGCGTTTCCTCCATACCCAGTCGTTGGCCAACACTTTGTTGGAGCCCGAGGTGGTGCTGGGCAAATCCCCGCACGAGCGGGCGGTATTGATCCGGGTGGCGCGCAGCCTGGCCGGCTTGGAAAAGCGCCGCTATGCCCGCCGCGCCGAGTCCGATAGGTGCGGGTGCGTGGCGGGTTTGCCGTCCTTGGTGGCGGCTTTGGGCGGGCGGCCGGACTGCGGGCCGGACGATTCCGCTCCGTCCGGGGCGGCGCTCGAATTGATCCGGGAGAGGCATGAACGGTCGCCCTCCGCGGACGGGAACATCGAAGCGCGGCTGTCGCGGAGCGAGGTGGGCCTGGGCAAGCTGCTGGCGAGCCGGCGGAAGGGCGTGGCGGCGGTCCGCGCCGAGGATATCTGGTCGGTCGATCAGGAATCCGCCATGGCCCCGGAGGCCGTCCCGGTGATGGTCGAGGGCCGGATCGTCAATTCCAGCGCCCAGGGCTGCTGCATCTTTTGGTCGGCGCAACCGGCGGCGCGGACCAAGGTGGGCGAATTGATCGGCCTTTGGCTGGGCACGCCCGAGCGGCAACTGCGTTTCATCGCGGTGATCCGCTGGGTGGAATGCGGCAAGCAGGGCTTGACCTTCGGGGTGGAACTATTCGCGCCTTCCGCCGAGGTGGTGGAGATTTACGACGGCGCTTCCAAGCCCAGGGGCAAGGCTTTGCTGCTCGCCGCCGACGGTGTGCTACGCAAGGGCCCGGAATTGCTGGCCTTGCCGGGCGCGGTGCGGCAGGGCGGGACCGTCCGGGTGCGGGCGGGCGGGGAACTGGCCCACTATTGGGTGAGCGAGGAATTGGAAGCCACGCTTTCTTTCGCGCGTTACAGCTTGGTGGAATTGGATTCCGGCGGCGAAGACGCCTGAACGCCAGGGGTCCGGCCCGGTCCGGCTTTGCGCTATCATGTCCGGGAACCTCGACGGTTCCAACCGCATGCTTAGCAGCAAGGGGAATACAATGGCGGTCCAGAATTTTCACGGCATCGAACCCAGATTGGGCGCGGGGGTTTATATCGCCGAAAGCGCCGTGGTCATCGGGGATGTGGGCTTGGGCAGGGATGTGTCGATCTGGCCGACGAGCGTGGTCCGGGGCGATGTGAACCTGATCGAGATCGGCGACGAAACCAATATCCAGGACGGTTCCGTGCTGCATGTCACCCATCGCAGCGCAGCCAATCCCGAGGGCCATCCGCTCATCGTCGGCAACGGGGTCACGGTGGGGCACCGGGTGGTGCTGCATGGTTGCCGGATCGGCGACCTGTGCCTGATCGGCATCGGGGCCATCATCATGGACGGCGCGGTGGTGGAGGAACGGGTGATCGTCGGGGCGGGCACCCTGGTGCCGCCCGGCAAGCGCCTGGAAAGCGGTTTCCTGTACGTGGGCGCTCCCGCCAAGCAGGTCCGCACGCTTAAGGACGAGGAACTCGAATATCTCAGTTATTCCAAGGATGGCTATGTCTTGCTCAAGAACCAATACCTGCGCGATGCCGGGTTGGCGCTGTCCTAGGCCGCCAAGCCCCGCCCGGCGTTCAACGCCGCGATGACGGGCCGGGTCGCGGGGCGCACCCCGCGCCATAGCTCGAAAGCCACGGCGGCTTGTTCCACCAACATCCCGATGCCGTCCACGCTCAGCGCCGCGCCCGCCGCGCCGCCCCAGCGCACGAAGGGCGTGGGTTCCTTGCCATAGGCCAGGTCGTAGCAACTTCCCCCCGCCGCCAGGATGCCGCCGGGCAGGTCCGGCACCTCGCCGCCCAGGCTGGCGGCGGTGGCGTTCAGGATCAAGTCGAAGCTTTCCCCCGCCAAGTCCGCGAAACCGCGGCCCACGACCGGGCCGAGGTCGCCGAATTCCCCGGCCAGGATTTCCGCTTTCGCCACCGTGCGGTTGGCGATGACCAGCCGTCCCGGTGCCAGCGCCAGCAAGGGGGCCAAGACGCCCCGACCGGCCCCGCCCGCGCCCAGCAGCAGGACGCGGCGTCCGCCGATTTCCAGTCCCAGGTTTCCGGTCAGATCGCGGACCAAGCCTTCGCCGTCGGTGTTGTCGCCGAATACCGCGCCGTCGGGCCGGAGCGCCAAGGTGTTGACCGCCTTGGCCCGCGCCGCCCGTTCGCTGAGGCTGTCGGCCCAGGCGAAAGCCAGTTCCTTGAGCGGCACGGTGCAATTCAAACCCTTGCCGCCCGTGGCGAAAAACTCCCGCACGGCGGTCTCGAAAGCCTCGGCGGGTACGTCCTGGGCGGTATAGGTCAGGCTTTGCCCGGTTTGCGCGGCGAACAAGGCGTGGATGCGCGGCGATTGGCTATGGCCGATGGGATGGCCGAAGACGGCGTAGCGGTCTGGAAAGGTCATGTGGGGTTAATCGTTCGAGTCGTTGGAGGGAGGACGGGATAGCCCGTAAAACACCAGGGCGCCCAGGGTGAACAAGGGCAGGAAAATCGCGGTGCCATGGACCGCGAGTTGGAAGGCGAGGACGCGGACCGCCATCGTGCCCTGGATGTCGGCCACCGTAGGGAGTGAAACCAGGACCGCGGCGATCAGGGCGGCCAGCGCGGCCAGCGATCCGAGGAGGTAACGTCCCCGGTCGTCTTGCCAGGACGGGGCCGGAGCGGGTTGGGCACGCAACCAAGCCCGGTAACAGGCCAGCAAGATCAGGGTGCCCGCCACTGTGCTGAATTGTTGCAGCAGGGCGTATACGGGAAATTCCGTTCCGCCTATCCGCATGGATTCCCGGAGCCACGCCAGCTTCGCGACCACCCAGCCGTCACGG
Encoded here:
- a CDS encoding gamma carbonic anhydrase family protein, yielding MAVQNFHGIEPRLGAGVYIAESAVVIGDVGLGRDVSIWPTSVVRGDVNLIEIGDETNIQDGSVLHVTHRSAANPEGHPLIVGNGVTVGHRVVLHGCRIGDLCLIGIGAIIMDGAVVEERVIVGAGTLVPPGKRLESGFLYVGAPAKQVRTLKDEELEYLSYSKDGYVLLKNQYLRDAGLALS
- the aroE gene encoding shikimate dehydrogenase, which translates into the protein MTFPDRYAVFGHPIGHSQSPRIHALFAAQTGQSLTYTAQDVPAEAFETAVREFFATGGKGLNCTVPLKELAFAWADSLSERAARAKAVNTLALRPDGAVFGDNTDGEGLVRDLTGNLGLEIGGRRVLLLGAGGAGRGVLAPLLALAPGRLVIANRTVAKAEILAGEFGDLGPVVGRGFADLAGESFDLILNATAASLGGEVPDLPGGILAAGGSCYDLAYGKEPTPFVRWGGAAGAALSVDGIGMLVEQAAVAFELWRGVRPATRPVIAALNAGRGLAA
- a CDS encoding DUF4184 family protein; this encodes MPWTFAHPAAVLPLWPYCPAWLRCGALVAGSLSPDLGYYLQRFDWATLAHTGAGSLLVGLPSGLCLYGLAYGLRKPLCHALPQPHRAALWPLTQAPGPSRPGEWVALAVSVVLGAWTHTGWDSLTHRDGWVVAKLAWLRESMRIGGTEFPVYALLQQFSTVAGTLILLACYRAWLRAQPAPAPSWQDDRGRYLLGSLAALAALIAAVLVSLPTVADIQGTMAVRVLAFQLAVHGTAIFLPLFTLGALVFYGLSRPPSNDSND